The Calditrichota bacterium DNA segment GTCTTTCACGAAGCGGAAAAAAATATGGGGATTGCCCATCGTTCGCGGCGCCGTGGTGTTGATTGAATCCATGATTTTAGGGATCAAGGCGCTAACTTTTTCCGGCGATATTGCAGTGGCTGAGGACGGCGAGAAATCCAAACATAGCGAGAAAAATAAAGGGCTCTCCAAACTGTGGTTGGCGGGAACCGTGGCTTTTTCACTCATTGCGGGATTGGCGTTGTTTTTTTATTTGCCGCTGATTTTGACAGGTTTGGTGGGAATAAAGAGCGGGTTTTGGTTTAATTTAGTGGATGGGTTTTTGCGAATTTCTATCTTTTTACTGTATCTCGGCGTGATTACGCTCTGGAAGGATATCCAGCGCATTTTTCGCTATCATGGCGCGGAACACCAGACCATTTTTGCCTTTGAAGACGGTAAAGAACTGACTGTTGAAAATGCGCGACCCTACAAGCCTCACCATCCGCGCTGTGGAACAAGTTTCATCATGACAGTTTTGCTCATCAGCATTTTGGTTTTCTTGACGCTGGGAAGACCTGATTCCATTGCCGACCGGCTCATTCGGCTGGCTTTTGTGCCGCTCATCGGCGGAATTTCCTATGAAGCGATCAAACTGTCTGACAAAAAAATGAATAACCCCATCGTTCGCTTAATGGTCTTGCCGGGACTGTGGCTGCAACGCATTACCGCTCTGAAACCAGACGACTCGATGTTGGAAGTGGCAATTGTCGCGCTAAAAGGGAGTCTGGGAGAAAAATTTACAGGAGACACCAACGTCGTCTGGGCGGATGATGTGAATCAGCAACAAGCGTGATTGGAGTGGCTGAATATGATTGATAAATTAGAAAAAATAGAAGCGAGATATCAGGAGCTCAGCAAACTGTTGAGCGCCCCGGACATCTTCAAAGATCAAAACCAATTTCGAAAACTCTCCAAAGAACAAAGCGAATTGACGCCAATTGTGCAAAAATTTCATAAATTACAAACCATTCGCCGTCAATTAGCGGAAGCCCGCGAGATCGTCGATCAGGCGGACGATTCGGAGATGGCTGAATTGGCAGAAGAGGAGATCAAAGAGCTGCAGCCGCAGGAAGAGGAATTGGAACAGGAATTGAAAATGTTGCTCATTCCCAAAGATCCTGAAGACGAAAAAAATGCGATTATCGAAATTCGCGCCGGTACCGGAGGGGATGAAGCTTGTTTGTTCGCCGGCGATTTGACGCGAATGTATTTCAAATATGCTGAACGCCAAGGCTGGAAGACAGAAGTCCTCAGCTCGCATCCGCAAGAAAGAGGCGGTTTCAAAGAAATTTCTTTTCAGGTCACGGGTTCCAATGCCTACGGAAAATTGAAGTTCGAAGCTGGTGTCCATCGCGTCCAGCGCGTTCCGGAAACCGAAGCCAGCGGAAGAATTCACACGTCGGCTGCGTCCGTGGCGGTGTTGCCGGAAATGGACGAAGTTGAAGTGAAAATTGATCCCAATGAATTGAAAATAGATGTCTACCGTTCGTCGGGCCCCGGCGGGCAGAGCGTGAACACAACCGACTCGGCGGTGCGCGTGACGCATATTCCGACAGGTCTTGTCGTTACTTGTCAGGATGAAAAGTCTCAGCACAAAAATCGCGCGAAAGCGATCAAAGTTTTGCGGGCGAGATTGTACGAAAAAGCGAGACGAGAAGAGCAGGAAAAATTAGCCGCCGAACGGCGTTCCATGATCAGCACGGGCGACCGCAGCGCAAAAATTCGCACGTTCAATTTCCCGCAAAATCGCGTGACCGACCACCGCATTAATTTGACGCTGTATAAGTTAGATAAAATTTTAGAGGGTGAGTTGGATGAAGTGATCGAACAACTCCTCATTGCTGACCGCGCGGAAAGATTAAAATTTGTTGAAACTCAATGACTAAATCCGCCAACACATACACCGTTCTGCAATTGATTCAACTCATGTCCGATTTTTTGCAGGAGAAAGGAATTGAAAATCCGCGTCTCAATGCGGAGCTTCTGGCGGGAAAGGTGTTGGAATTGGATCGCGTGCAGCTCTATTTGAATTTTGAAAGACCTGTTTCCCCTGCGGAACTTGACCGGCTGCGCGAATTGCTGAAGCGGCGCGTAGATCACGAGCCACTGCAATATTTGCTGGGTGAAACTGAATTTTTTTCGCTTCAGTTCAAGGTCACGCCGAAAACATTGATTCCACGGCCCGAAACGGAAATTTTGGTGGAATTTATCATTGAAAATTATGCGAAATTTTTTCCTGATGTCGATGAAATAAAAATTTTGGACATCGGCAGCGGCAGCGGCAACATCGCTGTGGCGTTGGCAAAAAATATTCCGCCTGCGAAAATTACCGCGATTGATGTGGATGAAGAAGCGCTTGCTGTCGCCAGAGAGAATGCGGCAAGGAATGAAGTCGACGATAAAATTCAATTTATCAGACAGGATATTTTTTCTCCGCTGCCCGAAAATTTTTGGAAATTTCACGTCGTTGTCGGTAATTTACCGTACATCAGCAAAGCGGAAATGAAAACTTTGCCGCGCGAGGTCAGAGATTTTGAGCCGCGCGTTGCTCTGTTCGGCGGCGATGACGGACTGGATTGTTACCGACGCTTGCAAGAAATATTGGATAAAATTCTTCTGCCCGACGGGCTACTGATTTTGGAAATTGGCGTCTCGCAGGGAGACGCTGTGTTGCAAATTTTTTCAAAAAACAAACAATTCAGGCAAAAAGAGATCGTGCCTGATTTAAATGGCTTGCCGCGCATGTTTTGGGCGAAATGAGGATGAAATAAATCAGATTTGAATAAAAAGTAAAAGGAGCGTGAAAATGAATTCGAATATATTTCGACAATACGACGTCAGGGGTATTGCTGACACCGAGTTGACCGATGAAAATATCGAATTAATCGGCAAGGCTTATGGCACGTATTTGGGCAAAAAAGGACTGAAGAAATTTTCCGTGGGCAGAGATGTGCGGCTTTCTTCTTCGAGAATTCAGCAGGCGTTTATTCGCGGGCTGATGTCCACGGGCGCGCACGTCATCGACATCGGCGTGGTGCCGACGCCAGTGCTCTATTTTTCCATTGTTCATCTCAATATTGACGGCGGTGTCATGATTACCGGCAGCCACAATCCCATCGAATTTAACGGTCTAAAACTGTGCGAAGGCATTGCCGCAATCTACGGCGAGGAGATTCAAAAATTGCGCGCGCTCATTGACAAGAATGAATTTTTGACAGGCGCAGGATCGGTCGAAACAGTCGATGTGGTGCCGGACTACAAAGATATGATTAAATCAAAAATTCAATTGAAAAAGCCGCTGAAAATAGTGATTGACGCCGGCAACGGGACTGCGGGAGTGATCGCCCCGGAAATCTGGCGGGATCTGGGATGCGAAGTGATTTGTCTTTACTGTGAGCCGGACGGCAATTTCCCCAACCATTTGCCTGATCCCACTGTACCCAAGTATGTGGTTGATTTACAAAAAGCGGT contains these protein-coding regions:
- a CDS encoding DUF1385 domain-containing protein, which translates into the protein MMRSPERVAVAVRRQDGKIILKSDPYESFTKRKKIWGLPIVRGAVVLIESMILGIKALTFSGDIAVAEDGEKSKHSEKNKGLSKLWLAGTVAFSLIAGLALFFYLPLILTGLVGIKSGFWFNLVDGFLRISIFLLYLGVITLWKDIQRIFRYHGAEHQTIFAFEDGKELTVENARPYKPHHPRCGTSFIMTVLLISILVFLTLGRPDSIADRLIRLAFVPLIGGISYEAIKLSDKKMNNPIVRLMVLPGLWLQRITALKPDDSMLEVAIVALKGSLGEKFTGDTNVVWADDVNQQQA
- the prfA gene encoding peptide chain release factor 1 — protein: MIDKLEKIEARYQELSKLLSAPDIFKDQNQFRKLSKEQSELTPIVQKFHKLQTIRRQLAEAREIVDQADDSEMAELAEEEIKELQPQEEELEQELKMLLIPKDPEDEKNAIIEIRAGTGGDEACLFAGDLTRMYFKYAERQGWKTEVLSSHPQERGGFKEISFQVTGSNAYGKLKFEAGVHRVQRVPETEASGRIHTSAASVAVLPEMDEVEVKIDPNELKIDVYRSSGPGGQSVNTTDSAVRVTHIPTGLVVTCQDEKSQHKNRAKAIKVLRARLYEKARREEQEKLAAERRSMISTGDRSAKIRTFNFPQNRVTDHRINLTLYKLDKILEGELDEVIEQLLIADRAERLKFVETQ
- the prmC gene encoding peptide chain release factor N(5)-glutamine methyltransferase yields the protein MTKSANTYTVLQLIQLMSDFLQEKGIENPRLNAELLAGKVLELDRVQLYLNFERPVSPAELDRLRELLKRRVDHEPLQYLLGETEFFSLQFKVTPKTLIPRPETEILVEFIIENYAKFFPDVDEIKILDIGSGSGNIAVALAKNIPPAKITAIDVDEEALAVARENAARNEVDDKIQFIRQDIFSPLPENFWKFHVVVGNLPYISKAEMKTLPREVRDFEPRVALFGGDDGLDCYRRLQEILDKILLPDGLLILEIGVSQGDAVLQIFSKNKQFRQKEIVPDLNGLPRMFWAK